A window of the Lactuca sativa cultivar Salinas chromosome 7, Lsat_Salinas_v11, whole genome shotgun sequence genome harbors these coding sequences:
- the LOC111890992 gene encoding putative E3 ubiquitin-protein ligase XBAT35, whose product MDGVDRFRRRRTLQERLGVGLVCCGSTWDIEPSTMGVRDGDDDDEDDEASVGDDPVDLPNQLTDEIQTPLESNSNPDCVLPSPRMSLADVLEAERQSRPTTVAADGGDSLTSGNDNDVRLTTTIPVTPARVSLMRLLEETDDHDEKEGGGMDPVCCVCMRRKKGAAFIPCGHTFCRVCSRELWLNRGSCPLCNRSILEILDIY is encoded by the coding sequence ATGGATGGCGTTGATCGGTTCCGGCGACGGAGGACACTCCAAGAGCGGCTAGGAGTAGGACTAGTTTGTTGTGGGTCCACTTGGGACATCGAACCCTCCACCATGGGCGTCAGAGACGGCGACGACGATGACGAAGACGACGAGGCCAGCGTCGGCGATGATCCAGTTGACCTACCAAATCAGCTAACAGATGAAATTCAAACCCCACTGGAGTCGAATTCAAATCCTGACTGCGTTCTACCGTCGCCACGTATGAGTCTCGCCGACGTGTTGGAAGCCGAACGGCAGTCTCGACCTACCACCGTGGCAGCTGATGGTGGCGACTCGTTGACTTCTGGCAACGATAACGACGTTAGGCTGACAACAACCATACCGGTGACGCCGGCGAGGGTGTCGTTGATGAGATTACTTGAGGAAACGGACGATCACGATGAAAAGGAAGGAGGGGGGATGGATCCTGTGTGTTGCGTGTGTATGAGAAGGAAGAAGGGTGCAGCATTCATACCGTGTGGACACACATTCTGTAGGGTGTGTTCGAGGGAGTTATGGTTGAATCGAGGTTCGTGTCCACTTTGTAACCGTTCGATTCTCGAAATCCTTGACATATATTAA
- the LOC111891003 gene encoding protein RESTRICTED TEV MOVEMENT 2, translated as MEAKGITTPAARVYQDFEPSMEWVPEDDSDTLLVYLPGFAKEQLRVQLRSRNLIISGERKLQQDTWSRFRVEFPVSANCDLNKISAKFEGNILFVRQPKLITPEPKPVEETPPVVAAAPLPTPQKPVAVPNVGQKITDEKPTPATQTNTENSLRKDQEVPKMGVEESSKKPDEKSSEPKKAKGVRENASEKKPSDSDRKKKTKVALGELDKTTKTAIENYKRAVGVFATKLKTSRNAVNTIVILLVGLVIGVYVSGSIKSWTKP; from the exons ATGGAAGCCAAGGGAATAACTACACCTGCAGCTCGAGTTTATCAAGATTTCGAACCTTCAATGGAGTGGGTGCCCGAAGATGATTCCGATACTCTTCTCGTATATCTCCCTG GTTTTGCTAAGGAACAATTGAGGGTTCAACTCCGATCAAGGAATTTGATCATTAGCGGTGAACGAAAGCTCCAGCAAGACACATGGAGCCGATTTCGTGTAGAGTTTCCAGTTTCTGCAAACTGCGATCTCAACAAAATCAGTGCAAAATTCGAAGGAAACATTCTGTTCGTTAGGCAACCCAAATTGATCACTCCAGAACCAAAACCAGTTGAAGAAACCCCGCCGGTAGTTGCAGCGGCGCCGTTGCCGACGCCTCAAAAGCCTGTTGCTGTACCAAATGTGGGTCAGAAAATTACCGACGAAAAACCCACCCCAGCAACACAAACAAATACGGAGAACAGTTTGAGGAAAGATCAAGAGGTTCCTAAGATGGGAGTAGAGGAATCGAGCAAAAAACCCGATGAGAAATCTTCTGAACCAAAGAAAGCGAAAGGTGTTCGTGAGAATGCCTCGGAGAAGAAACCAAGTGATTCAGACAGGAAGAAGAAGACGAAGGTGGCGTTGGGTGAACTCGATAAAACGACTAAAACTGCAATAGAAAACTATAAACGGGCTGTTGGTGTGTTTGCTACGAAGCTAAAAACGTCAAGGAATGCTGTGAATACGATTGTGATTCTACTTGTTGGTCTTGTGATTGGTGTCTATGTCTCGGGTTCAATCAAATCTTGGACAAAACCTTGA